From Anopheles coluzzii chromosome 3, AcolN3, whole genome shotgun sequence, the proteins below share one genomic window:
- the LOC120959485 gene encoding protein transport protein Sec24D isoform X1 gives MNPQLAYGQYPPQSWPQPQQQVAPQAGPPPPGPMPSMNGAQPNQQLANQMQNMSLAGQPPQQQLPQGPPKMGGPPNMNGPGVGAPPAAFPTQQPPMVRPPSTGGPMPGAYPPAPQQQQQQQPGPGMMSNGPSGPPGPGAVRPPMPTAGGYGQTNGHPMAAPPPAGPTGQQFGGPMPPMTAPGGGPPRPGQQFPPQPAAFQQQPPAGFPPGGGAPPQTQAMPYGAPPGGPAPAQPQQQYPGPPMPGQPMQPPQQQPQQPQGYPPQPGQMPPMGGQMPPRGYNQMPPGAGYNQMPPMPGQPPQQPQQPQQQQQMHQQPPYHQGGPGMMGGHYPAPPPVPQQKRLDPESMPNPIQVMAENQENCGGVFCTNQPGQLPPLVTTKFVTQDQGNASPRFVRSTMYNIPQTADMMKQSAVPFSLIISPFARTVEGELPIPIVNFGEMGPIRCIRCKAYICPTMQFLDGGRRFQCQFCKATTDVPQGYFQHLDHTGQRMDKYERPELVLGTYEFMATKEYCRNNTPPKPPAMVFLIDVSYNNVKSGLVQLLCSQMRNIIRQLPVDQDQQRTSMKVGFITYNSSVHFYNLKSSLAQPQMMVVGDLQEMFMPLLDGFLVDAEESATVIDALMEQIPKMFGDTRETETILLPALQAGLEALKASECVGKLYVFHSSLPNAEAPGKLKIRDDRKLLGTDKEKTVLSPQSTVYNMLAQDCVGAGVSVDLFAFNNAYIDLATIGQVARLTGGEVYKYTYFQADIDGARLVNDLMKNISRPIAFDAVMRVRTSTGVRPTDFYGHFFMSNTKDMEIASIDCDKSVSVEIKHDDKLTDELVLIQVALLYTSCSGQRRLRVHNLSLKMCTSLLDLFRCCDLDTTLLYFAKQGLTKLMDNNPKAVKDAIVHRAVQLLACYRKHCASPTSSGQLILPEGMKLLPLYVNCLLKNDAFSGGSDISIDDRSYVIYYVMSMDLPTSVQYFYPRLIPLHDVNVEGDAIPAAIRCTGDKMHEDGAYILENGVHMFLWLGLSLSPEFTQSVFGAQCTQQVDTDRTGLPVFDNPLSKRIRGIVDKIQEQKRRCMRLTLVKQRDKLESVLRHFLVEDRGTTDGSVSYVDFLCHVHKEIRQMLS, from the exons ATGAATCCGCAACTGGCGTACGGGCAGTATCCGCCACAAAGTTGGCcacagccgcagcagcaagtgGCACCACAGGCGGGACCACCTCCGCCAGGTCCGATGCCAAGCATGAATGGAGCACAGCCCAAT CAACAGCTTGCTAATCAGATGCAGAACATGTCTTTGGCGGGTCAGCCACCTCAGCAACAGCTGCCGCAGGGTCCACCTAAAATGGGTGGACCACCGAACATGAATGGCCCGGGTGTGGGTGCGCCACCGGCGGCCTTTCCGACCCAACAGCCTCCTATGGTACGTCCACCGTCGACCGGTGGCCCCATGCCGGGTGCATACCCTCCCGcacctcagcagcagcagcagcagcaaccaggACCGGGTATGATGAGCAATGGACCGTCGGGACCACCCGGGCCCGGTGCTGTCAGACCGCCGATGCCCACGGCCGGTGGGTACGGTCAAACCAATGGCCATCCAATGGCTGCTCCGCCTCCTGCGGGACCGACAGGGCAGCAGTTCGGTGGTCCCATGCCACCTATGACAGCACCCGGCGGCGGTCCACCACGTCCCGGACAACAATTTCCACCACAACCGGCTGcgttccagcagcagccaccggCTGGCTTTCCTCCCGGTGGTGGTGCACCGCCCCAGACGCAAGCCATGCCGTATGGAGCACCACCTGGTGGCCCTGCGCCTGCTCAGCCACAGCAACAGTATCCCGGACCACCGATGCCCGGGCAACCGATGCagccaccgcagcagcagccgcagcaaccACAGGGATATCCACCACAGCCCGGTCAAATGCCGCCAATGGGCGGCCAAATGCCACCAAGAGGGTATAAT CAAATGCCGCCAGGAGCGGGCTACAACCAAATGCCTCCGATGCCCGGACAACCtccgcagcagccgcagcagccgcagcagcagcagcaaatgcatCAACAACCACCCTACCATCAGGGAGGGCCTGGCATGATGGGCGGTCACTATCCCGCGCCGCCCCCGGTGCCGCAGCAGAAGCGCCTCGATCCGGAAAGCATGCCCAACCCGATCCAGGTGATGGCGGAGAACCAGGAGAACTGTGGCGGTGTGTTCTGCACCAACCAGCCCGGCCAGCTGCCCCCGCTCGTGACGACCAAGTTCGTGACGCAGGACCAGGGCAATGCGAGCCCGCGCTTCGTCCGCTCGACGATGTACAACATTCCGCAGACGGCCGACATGATGAAGCAGAGCGCGGTGCCGTTCTCGCTCATCATTTCGCCGTTCGCGCGCACGGTCGAGGGCGAGCTGCCGATACCGATCGTGAACTTTGGCGAGATGGGCCCGATCCGGTGCATCCGCTGCAAGGCGTACATCTGCCCGACGATGCAGTTCCTCGACGGGGGCCGCCGCTTCCAGTGCCAGTTCTGCAAGGCGACGACGGACGTGCCGCAGGGCTACTTCCAGCATCTGGACCACACCGGCCAGCGGATGGACAAGTACGAGCGGCCGGAGCTGGTGCTCGGCACGTACGAGTTTATGGCGACGAAGGAGTACTGCCGCAACAACACGCCGCCGAAGCCGCCCGCGATGGTGTTCCTGATCGACGTGTCGTACAACAACGTCAAGTCGGGGCTGGTGCAGCTGCTGTGCTCGCAGATGAGGAACATCATCCGCCAGCTGCCGGTCGACCAGGACCAGCAGCGCACGTCGATGAAGGTGGGCTTCATCACGTACAACAGCTCGGTCCACTTCTACAACCTGAAGAGCTCGCTGGCCCAGCCgcagatgatggtggtgggcgATCTGCAGGAGATGTTTATGCCCCTGCTCGATGGGTTCCTGGTCGATGCGGAAGAGTCGGCCACCGTGATCGATGCGCTGATGGAGCAGATTCCGAAGATGTTTGGCGATACGCGCGAGACGGAAACGATTCTGCTGCCGGCGCTGCAGGCGGGACTGGAAGCGCTGAAGGCTTCGGAGTGCGTGGGCAAGCTGTACGTGTTCCACTCGTCGCTGCCGAACGCGGAGGCGCCGGGCAAGCTGAAGATACGCGACGACCGAAAGCTGCTCGGCACGGACAAGGAGAAGACGGTGCTGTCGCCGCAGTCGACCGTTTACAACATGCTGGCGCAGGACTGTGTCGGAGCGGGCGTTTCGGTCGATCTGTTCGCGTTCAACAATGCGTACATCGATCTGGCCACGATCGGGCAGGTCGCACGTTTGACCGGTGGCGAGGTGTACAAGTACACCTACTTCCAG GCGGATATTGATGGTGCCCGGTTGGTGAAcgatttgatgaaaaacatttCCCGCCCGATCGCGTTCGATGCGGTGATGCGCGTCCGTACGTCAACCGGCGTGCGGCCAACCGACTTTTACGGCCACTTCTTCATGTCGAACACGAAAGATATGGAAATTGCCAGCATCG ATTGCGACAAGTCCGTCTCGGTGGAAATCAAGCACGACGATAAGCTGACGGACGAGCTGGTGCTGATACAGGTGGCACTGCTGTACACGTCCTGCTCCGGCCAGCGGCGGCTGCGCGTCCACAACCTCAGCCTGAAGATGTGCACCTCGCTGCTGGATCTGTTCCGCTGCTGCGACCTGGACACGACGCTGCTCTACTTCGCCAAGCAGGGCCTGACCAAGCTGATGGACAACAACCCGAAGGCGGTGAAGGACGCGATCGTGCACCGGGCCGTGCAGCTGTTGGCCTGCTACCGGAAGCACTGTGCCTCGCCGACCTCGTCCGGGCAGCTGATACTGCCCGAGGGCATGAAGCTGCTCCCACTGTACGTGAACTGCCTGCTAAAGAACGATGCATTCTCCGGCGGGTCGGACATCTCGATCGACGACCGTTCGTACGTGATCTACTACGTGATGAGCATGGATTTGCCCACCTCGGTGCAGTACTTCTATCCGCGCCTGATCCCGCTGCACGACGTCAACGTCGAGGGTGACGCTATCCCGGCGGCCATCCGCTGCACGGGCGACAAGATGCACGAGGACGGTGCCTACATTTTGG AAAACGGTGTTCACATGTTTTTGTGGCTGGGATTGTCACTGTCGCCCGAGTTCACGCAGTCGGTGTTTGGGGCCCAGTGCACCCAGCAGGTCGATACCGATCGTACGGGTTTGCCAGTATTTGATAATCCTCTGTCGAAGCGCATTCGCGGCATCGTCGACAAAATACAGGAGCAGAAGCGTCGCTGCATGCGG CTAACGCTCGTGAAGCAACGCGACAAGCTGGAGAGCGTGCTGCGCCACTTCCTGGTCGAGGATCGTGGCACGACCGACGGTTCCGTCAGCTACGTTGACTTCCTCTGTCACGTGCACAAAGAGATCCGACAGATGCTGAGCTAG
- the LOC120958348 gene encoding trafficking kinesin-binding protein milt isoform X5, whose amino-acid sequence MTRAYDDIDAVTRLLEEKEKDLELTVQIGKELLAQNTHLENRVAELVQELKTTNENRAQLSHELHQKIELIGILTNDADDTSENVTPTASKSINLELLQRKVKQLEDENKSLRTETAQLVKETDECEEQERRLMADIANQLTTANSEFDGLNLELERLKEENRLQHEQIISLTGRLADAEIRLHQLTSENEEASSLLSITKENQNLLAGELAEFKLRYQEVLNLLQEAQEQLRRQRKRSQPLARSSLIPGITGMPAAPDSLQSELMETSLYSEHSLDSGIDSVRGGIGGGGSMMGGMMTGSQQQVPAYRKVFETVRSASRANPNGFSDSFSQLGSMTMSSSSQPRMAPYVYPGLGGTTGNGSGGSNAGITTMTHSYKSGSSVYSTMYGGGGGSSLGGRTYSRESLTADSEDGYPGPAQTGIPGAPGAKDLEAALKRLTPAEVLARRAMLQHAPLGTYSYDEQPAGIPLGCRTPDSIMSTGSSGLSGLSSSSAAGNGQWRLPEKLQIVKPIEGSQTLHHWSRLATPTLSGLLEERPGVTIRGGRGLDELGLQTYSLSDVEEDEDTEDHPGKRFQSFGCTYTYTNSTVLHPDDGTTAVTFSLPPSQMSSQMTSECPTRQPTAPSTPRSSLSRRNSCSTFSVNMGLASMLNERGIKAVTPSALNTPAGPNYSPTVTPCNSPDGSPTRSMSPEPPLLSGLLASTADILRKRFVASTGGQHSSADPADRPSRIMTRNKVALSRLEKKALRSIKIMEKVESIGLENIMLPPQHPPGISPLALHGTSALYTAAASGRGRSPMAQLTSLKHMQDQRRKAQQQQADDLVTIDKETIKAVLTKGLSHDSLKSMASSSGASSGISTAMSSDSDSSSVASFDSEPRTKDTTSGASSAATNTNTASPTTAARLKQMQRQKSRRNLLNGANGGSQRPDLGTVNGSSRPGVRPDLGTVGSKATGKTGGNSSTGGSGKDSRSKQQSTATAAAPAVKEESRSLGQSVYGTISSLLFGRKGGLL is encoded by the exons TCACACCGACGGCATCGAAGTCGATCAACctggagctgctgcagcgGAAGGTTAAGCAGCTGGAGGACGAAAACAAATCCCTGCGCACCGAAACCGCCCAGCTAGTGAAGGAGACGGACGAGTGCGAGGAGCAGGAGCGCAGGCTGATGGCGGACATCGCGAACCAGCTTACCACGGCCAACAGCGAGTTTGACGGTTTAA ATTTGGAACTCGAACGACTGAAGGAGGAAAACCGGCTACAGCATGAGCAGATCATCAGCCTTACCGGACGGCTCGCGGACGCCGAGATACGGCTCCATCAGCTGACCTCCGAAAACGAGGAAGCATCGTCGCTGCTCAGCATCAccaaagaaaaccaaaacctGCTGGCGGGCGAGCTGGCCGAGTTCAAGCTGCGCTACCAGGAGGTGCTGAACCTGCTGCAGGAGGCCCAGGAGCAGCTGCGCCGGCAGCGGAAACGCTCCCAGCCGCTCGCGCGCAGCTCGCTCATTCCCGGCATTACGGGAATGCCGGCTGCGCCCGATTCGCTCCAATCGGAGCTGATGGAAACGTCCCTCTACTCGGAGCACAGCCTCGACTCGGGCATCGATTCGGTGCGGGGCGGTATCGGTGGTGGCGGCTCCATGATGGGTGGTATGATGACCGGCTCCCAGCAGCAGGTTCCCGCCTATCGGAAGGTGTTCGAGACGGTCCGCTCGGCCAGCCGGGCGAATCCGAACGGGTTCAGCGATAGTTTCTCGCAGCTCGGTTCGATGACGATGAGTTCCTCCTCGCAGCCGCGCATGGCACCGTACGTTTACCCCGGACTGGGCGGTACGACCGGCaacggcagcggcggcagcaatGCGGGCATCACGACGATGACACACTCCTACAAGAGCGGCTCGTCCGTGTACAGCACGATGtacggcggtggtggcggcagtTCGCTCGGTGGACGTACGTACTCGCGCGAAAGTCTGACCGCCGACTCGGAGGATGGCTATCCGGGTCCCGCCCAAACAGGCATCCCGGGTGCACCGGGCGCGAAGGATCTGGAAGCGGCCCTGAAGCGTCTTACCCCGGCGGAGGTGCTAGCGAGACGGGCGATGCTGCAGCACGCTCCGCTCGGCACGTACAGCTACGACGAGCAGCCTGCGGGCATTCCGCTCGGCTGCCGCACACCGGACAGTATTATGTCGACCGGTTCGTCGGGCCTGTCCGgcctgtcgtcgtcgtcggccgcCGGCAACGGCCAGTGGCGCCTTCCGGAGAAGCTGCAGATCGTGAAACCGATCGAGGGCTCGCAAACGCTGCACCACTGGTCGCGGCTTGCCACGCCCACCCTGAGCGGGCTGCTCGAGGAGCGGCCGGGCGTGACGATACGCGGTGGCCGCGGGCTGGACGAGCTGGGCCTGCAAACCTACTCGCTGTCCGACGTGGAGGAAGACGAAGACACGGAAGACCATCCGGGCAAGCGGTTCCAATCGTTCGGCTGCACCTACACGTACACCAACAGCACGGTGCTGCATCCGGACGACGGTACGACGGCGGTCACGTTCAGTTTGCCACCCTCGCAAATGTCCTCGCAGATGACGTCCGAGTGTCCGACGCGACAGCCGACCGCACCGTCAACGCCCCGCTCCAGCCTGTCGCGGCGCAACTCCTGCTCGACGTTCAGCGTGAACATGGGGCTGGCGTCGATGCTGAACGAGCGTGGCATTAAAGCCGTTACACCGAGTGCCCTTAATACGCCCGCCGGGCCCAACTACTCACCCACGGTGACACCCTGCAATAGTCCTG ATGGTTCACCCACTCGTTCAATGTCTCCGGAACCGCCGCTCCTATCCGGGCTGCTCGCCTCGACGGCCGACATCCTGCGCAAGCGGTTCGTTGCCTCGACCGGCGGCCAGCACAGTTCCGCCGATCCGGCCGATCGTCCATCGAGAATAATGACCCGCAATAAGGTCGCGCTGTCGCGGCTGGAAAAGAAAGCGCTTCGCTCGATCAAGATCATGGAAAAGGTGGAAAGCATCGGGCTGGAGAACATTATGCTACCGCCGCAGCATCCACCGGGTATCAGTCCGCTTGCCCTGCACGGCACCTCGGCCCTCTACACGGCAGCCGCGTCCGGTCGCGGCCGTAGCCCGATGGCACAGCTTACCAGCCTCAAACACATGCAGGACCAGCGACGCAaagctcagcagcagcaggcagacGATCTTGTAACGATCGACAAGGAAACGATCAAGGCGGTCCTAACGAAGGGTCTGTCGCACGACAGCCTGAAGAGCATGGCTTCCTCGTCCGGCGCGAGCAGTGGCATCAGTACAGCGATGTCCTCCGACTCGGACAGCTCATCCGTGGCGAGCTTTGACTCGGAACCCCGCACCAAGGACACGACCAGCGGTGCCAGCTCGGCTGCTACCAACACCAATACCGCCTCCCCAACGACAGCGGCCCGGCTGAAGCAGATGCAGCGGCAGAAATCGCGACGCAATCTACTGAACGGTGCGAACGGTGGCTCCCAGCGGCCGGATCTTGGCACGGTGAACGGTTCCAGCCGTCCCGGGGTACGACCGGACCTTGGCACAGTGGGCAGCAAAGCAACGGGCAAAACTGgtggcaacagcagcaccggtGGAAGTGGCAAGGACAGTCGCAGCAAACAGCAATCGACGGCAACTGCTGCAGCACCGGCGGTTAAGGAAGAAAGCCGTTCACTCGGTCAGAGTGTGTACGGTACGATCAGCTCGTTGCTGTTTGGCCGCAAGGGTGGTTTGCTGTAA
- the LOC120959485 gene encoding protein transport protein Sec24D isoform X2: protein MNPQLAYGQYPPQSWPQPQQQVAPQAGPPPPGPMPSMNGAQPNLANQMQNMSLAGQPPQQQLPQGPPKMGGPPNMNGPGVGAPPAAFPTQQPPMVRPPSTGGPMPGAYPPAPQQQQQQQPGPGMMSNGPSGPPGPGAVRPPMPTAGGYGQTNGHPMAAPPPAGPTGQQFGGPMPPMTAPGGGPPRPGQQFPPQPAAFQQQPPAGFPPGGGAPPQTQAMPYGAPPGGPAPAQPQQQYPGPPMPGQPMQPPQQQPQQPQGYPPQPGQMPPMGGQMPPRGYNQMPPGAGYNQMPPMPGQPPQQPQQPQQQQQMHQQPPYHQGGPGMMGGHYPAPPPVPQQKRLDPESMPNPIQVMAENQENCGGVFCTNQPGQLPPLVTTKFVTQDQGNASPRFVRSTMYNIPQTADMMKQSAVPFSLIISPFARTVEGELPIPIVNFGEMGPIRCIRCKAYICPTMQFLDGGRRFQCQFCKATTDVPQGYFQHLDHTGQRMDKYERPELVLGTYEFMATKEYCRNNTPPKPPAMVFLIDVSYNNVKSGLVQLLCSQMRNIIRQLPVDQDQQRTSMKVGFITYNSSVHFYNLKSSLAQPQMMVVGDLQEMFMPLLDGFLVDAEESATVIDALMEQIPKMFGDTRETETILLPALQAGLEALKASECVGKLYVFHSSLPNAEAPGKLKIRDDRKLLGTDKEKTVLSPQSTVYNMLAQDCVGAGVSVDLFAFNNAYIDLATIGQVARLTGGEVYKYTYFQADIDGARLVNDLMKNISRPIAFDAVMRVRTSTGVRPTDFYGHFFMSNTKDMEIASIDCDKSVSVEIKHDDKLTDELVLIQVALLYTSCSGQRRLRVHNLSLKMCTSLLDLFRCCDLDTTLLYFAKQGLTKLMDNNPKAVKDAIVHRAVQLLACYRKHCASPTSSGQLILPEGMKLLPLYVNCLLKNDAFSGGSDISIDDRSYVIYYVMSMDLPTSVQYFYPRLIPLHDVNVEGDAIPAAIRCTGDKMHEDGAYILENGVHMFLWLGLSLSPEFTQSVFGAQCTQQVDTDRTGLPVFDNPLSKRIRGIVDKIQEQKRRCMRLTLVKQRDKLESVLRHFLVEDRGTTDGSVSYVDFLCHVHKEIRQMLS from the exons ATGAATCCGCAACTGGCGTACGGGCAGTATCCGCCACAAAGTTGGCcacagccgcagcagcaagtgGCACCACAGGCGGGACCACCTCCGCCAGGTCCGATGCCAAGCATGAATGGAGCACAGCCCAAT CTTGCTAATCAGATGCAGAACATGTCTTTGGCGGGTCAGCCACCTCAGCAACAGCTGCCGCAGGGTCCACCTAAAATGGGTGGACCACCGAACATGAATGGCCCGGGTGTGGGTGCGCCACCGGCGGCCTTTCCGACCCAACAGCCTCCTATGGTACGTCCACCGTCGACCGGTGGCCCCATGCCGGGTGCATACCCTCCCGcacctcagcagcagcagcagcagcaaccaggACCGGGTATGATGAGCAATGGACCGTCGGGACCACCCGGGCCCGGTGCTGTCAGACCGCCGATGCCCACGGCCGGTGGGTACGGTCAAACCAATGGCCATCCAATGGCTGCTCCGCCTCCTGCGGGACCGACAGGGCAGCAGTTCGGTGGTCCCATGCCACCTATGACAGCACCCGGCGGCGGTCCACCACGTCCCGGACAACAATTTCCACCACAACCGGCTGcgttccagcagcagccaccggCTGGCTTTCCTCCCGGTGGTGGTGCACCGCCCCAGACGCAAGCCATGCCGTATGGAGCACCACCTGGTGGCCCTGCGCCTGCTCAGCCACAGCAACAGTATCCCGGACCACCGATGCCCGGGCAACCGATGCagccaccgcagcagcagccgcagcaaccACAGGGATATCCACCACAGCCCGGTCAAATGCCGCCAATGGGCGGCCAAATGCCACCAAGAGGGTATAAT CAAATGCCGCCAGGAGCGGGCTACAACCAAATGCCTCCGATGCCCGGACAACCtccgcagcagccgcagcagccgcagcagcagcagcaaatgcatCAACAACCACCCTACCATCAGGGAGGGCCTGGCATGATGGGCGGTCACTATCCCGCGCCGCCCCCGGTGCCGCAGCAGAAGCGCCTCGATCCGGAAAGCATGCCCAACCCGATCCAGGTGATGGCGGAGAACCAGGAGAACTGTGGCGGTGTGTTCTGCACCAACCAGCCCGGCCAGCTGCCCCCGCTCGTGACGACCAAGTTCGTGACGCAGGACCAGGGCAATGCGAGCCCGCGCTTCGTCCGCTCGACGATGTACAACATTCCGCAGACGGCCGACATGATGAAGCAGAGCGCGGTGCCGTTCTCGCTCATCATTTCGCCGTTCGCGCGCACGGTCGAGGGCGAGCTGCCGATACCGATCGTGAACTTTGGCGAGATGGGCCCGATCCGGTGCATCCGCTGCAAGGCGTACATCTGCCCGACGATGCAGTTCCTCGACGGGGGCCGCCGCTTCCAGTGCCAGTTCTGCAAGGCGACGACGGACGTGCCGCAGGGCTACTTCCAGCATCTGGACCACACCGGCCAGCGGATGGACAAGTACGAGCGGCCGGAGCTGGTGCTCGGCACGTACGAGTTTATGGCGACGAAGGAGTACTGCCGCAACAACACGCCGCCGAAGCCGCCCGCGATGGTGTTCCTGATCGACGTGTCGTACAACAACGTCAAGTCGGGGCTGGTGCAGCTGCTGTGCTCGCAGATGAGGAACATCATCCGCCAGCTGCCGGTCGACCAGGACCAGCAGCGCACGTCGATGAAGGTGGGCTTCATCACGTACAACAGCTCGGTCCACTTCTACAACCTGAAGAGCTCGCTGGCCCAGCCgcagatgatggtggtgggcgATCTGCAGGAGATGTTTATGCCCCTGCTCGATGGGTTCCTGGTCGATGCGGAAGAGTCGGCCACCGTGATCGATGCGCTGATGGAGCAGATTCCGAAGATGTTTGGCGATACGCGCGAGACGGAAACGATTCTGCTGCCGGCGCTGCAGGCGGGACTGGAAGCGCTGAAGGCTTCGGAGTGCGTGGGCAAGCTGTACGTGTTCCACTCGTCGCTGCCGAACGCGGAGGCGCCGGGCAAGCTGAAGATACGCGACGACCGAAAGCTGCTCGGCACGGACAAGGAGAAGACGGTGCTGTCGCCGCAGTCGACCGTTTACAACATGCTGGCGCAGGACTGTGTCGGAGCGGGCGTTTCGGTCGATCTGTTCGCGTTCAACAATGCGTACATCGATCTGGCCACGATCGGGCAGGTCGCACGTTTGACCGGTGGCGAGGTGTACAAGTACACCTACTTCCAG GCGGATATTGATGGTGCCCGGTTGGTGAAcgatttgatgaaaaacatttCCCGCCCGATCGCGTTCGATGCGGTGATGCGCGTCCGTACGTCAACCGGCGTGCGGCCAACCGACTTTTACGGCCACTTCTTCATGTCGAACACGAAAGATATGGAAATTGCCAGCATCG ATTGCGACAAGTCCGTCTCGGTGGAAATCAAGCACGACGATAAGCTGACGGACGAGCTGGTGCTGATACAGGTGGCACTGCTGTACACGTCCTGCTCCGGCCAGCGGCGGCTGCGCGTCCACAACCTCAGCCTGAAGATGTGCACCTCGCTGCTGGATCTGTTCCGCTGCTGCGACCTGGACACGACGCTGCTCTACTTCGCCAAGCAGGGCCTGACCAAGCTGATGGACAACAACCCGAAGGCGGTGAAGGACGCGATCGTGCACCGGGCCGTGCAGCTGTTGGCCTGCTACCGGAAGCACTGTGCCTCGCCGACCTCGTCCGGGCAGCTGATACTGCCCGAGGGCATGAAGCTGCTCCCACTGTACGTGAACTGCCTGCTAAAGAACGATGCATTCTCCGGCGGGTCGGACATCTCGATCGACGACCGTTCGTACGTGATCTACTACGTGATGAGCATGGATTTGCCCACCTCGGTGCAGTACTTCTATCCGCGCCTGATCCCGCTGCACGACGTCAACGTCGAGGGTGACGCTATCCCGGCGGCCATCCGCTGCACGGGCGACAAGATGCACGAGGACGGTGCCTACATTTTGG AAAACGGTGTTCACATGTTTTTGTGGCTGGGATTGTCACTGTCGCCCGAGTTCACGCAGTCGGTGTTTGGGGCCCAGTGCACCCAGCAGGTCGATACCGATCGTACGGGTTTGCCAGTATTTGATAATCCTCTGTCGAAGCGCATTCGCGGCATCGTCGACAAAATACAGGAGCAGAAGCGTCGCTGCATGCGG CTAACGCTCGTGAAGCAACGCGACAAGCTGGAGAGCGTGCTGCGCCACTTCCTGGTCGAGGATCGTGGCACGACCGACGGTTCCGTCAGCTACGTTGACTTCCTCTGTCACGTGCACAAAGAGATCCGACAGATGCTGAGCTAG
- the LOC120957342 gene encoding phosphoglycerate kinase has product MALNKLSIENVDLKGKRVFMRVDFNVPIKEGKITSNQRIVAALDSIKFALEKGAKSVVLASHLGRPDGNKNVKYTLAPVADELKKLLGRDVTFLNDCVGAEVEAACKDPAPGSVILLENVRFYVEEEGKGVDASGNKVKADKDKVKTFRESLAKLGDVYVNDAFGTAHRAHSSMMGEGYSQRAAGLLLNKELRYFSQALDNPPRPFLAILGGAKVADKIQLIENLLDKVNEMIIGGGMAFTFLKVLNNMEIGGSLFDAEGAKIVQNLVDKAKKNNVQLHLPVDFVTGDKFAEDAATGEATVASGIPAGHMGLDIGPKSREAFAAPIARSKIIVWNGPPGVFEFPNFANGTKSLMDGVVAATKAGTVSIIGGGDTASCCAKWGTESQVSHVSTGGGASLELLEGKVLPGVDALSSA; this is encoded by the exons ATGGCTCTCAACAAGCTTAGCATCGAAAACGTTGATCTGAAGGGCAAGCGGGTGTTTATGCG TGTCGATTTCAACGTCCCCATCAAGGAGGGCAAAATTACCAGCAATCAGCGCATTGTGGCCGCGCTCGACAGCATCAAGTTTGCGCTCGAGAAGGGAGCCAAGTCCGTGGTGCTGGCGTCCCATCTGGGCCGCCCGGACGGTAACAAAAACGTCAAGTACACGCTTGCCCCGGTAGCGGACGAGCTGAAGAAGCTGCTCGGGCGTGATGTAACCTTCCTGAACGATTGCGTCGGGGCGGAGGTGGAGGCGGCCTGCAAGGATCCGGCTCCGGGTTCGGTCATCCTGCTGGAAAACGTCCGCTTCTACGTGGAGGAGGAAGGCAAGGGTGTCGATGCGAGCGGCAATAAG GTTAAGGCCGACAAAGATAAGGTGAAAACATTCCGCGAAAGCTTGGCCAAGCTGGGCGACGTGTACGTGAACGATGCGTTCGGTACGGCCCACCGTGCCCACAGCTCGATGATGGGCGAGGGCTACAGCCAGCGGGCGGCCGGTCTGCTGCTGAACAAGGAGCTGCGCTACTTCTCGCAGGCGCTCGACAACCCGCCCCGCCCATTCCTGGCCATCCTGGGCGGCGCGAAGGTGGCGGACAAGATCCAGCTGATCGAGAACCTGCTGGACAAGGTGAACGAAATGATCATCGGCGGCGGCATGGCGTTCACCTTCCTGAAGGTGCTGAACAACATGGAGATCGGCGGCTCGCTGTTCGATGCCGAGGGTGCCAAGATCGTGCAGAACCTGGTAGACAAGGCGAAGAAGAACAATGTGCAGCTGCACCTCCCGGTTGACTTTGTGACGGGCGACAAGTTCGCGGAGGATGCGGCGACCGGCGAGGCCACGGTGGCCAGCGGCATCCCGGCCGGCCACATGGGCCTGGACATTGGGCCGAAGTCGCGCGAAGCGTTCGCGGCCCCGATCGCCCGCTCCAAGATCATCGTCTGGAACGGACCGCCCGGTGTGTTCGAGTTCCCCAACTTTGCCAACGGCACCAAGTCGCTGATGGATGGGGTGGTGGCGGCGACCAAGGCCGGCACGGTCTCGATCATTGGCGGCGGCGATACGGCGTCGTGCTGCGCCAAGTGGGGCACCGAGTCGCAGGTGTCGCACGTGTCGACCGGTGGCGGTGCGTCGCTGGAGCTGCTCGAGGGCAAGGTGCTGCCGGGCGTGGATGCGCTCAGCAGTGCGTAA